One part of the Candidatus Poribacteria bacterium genome encodes these proteins:
- a CDS encoding AIR synthase family protein, protein MNLPVGKLKHDFLKELLPTHNRNAGVVVGPQLGEDAAVIELGDNYLVATSDPITFATEDIGWYVVCVNSNDIAAMGAVPKWLLVTLLLPEDATTPAMVRDIMAQLTHACAAFDIALCGGHTEVTPAVTQPVVIGQMMGVTDKNALFTSADACVGDALILTKGLGIEATAIIARECEEQLREKCDALFLEQAKNYLMDPGISVLKDAQVAIATGGVHAMHDVTEGGVATAVYELATAAELGVIVYSDKLLGSPLLYSDITRTLCDMFGLNSLGVISSGAMLIASEPEKGEAICQALGAAGINADIIGAFLPSEHGLWLEDATGTRQPLPVFEMDEIAKLL, encoded by the coding sequence ATGAATCTACCTGTTGGGAAACTGAAACACGATTTTTTAAAAGAACTTCTACCCACGCACAATAGAAACGCAGGCGTAGTTGTCGGTCCACAACTTGGTGAAGATGCCGCCGTCATTGAGTTAGGCGACAACTACCTCGTTGCAACCAGTGATCCGATTACCTTTGCGACAGAGGATATTGGGTGGTATGTGGTATGCGTCAATAGCAATGATATTGCAGCGATGGGGGCTGTACCGAAATGGTTGCTGGTAACTCTCTTGTTACCCGAAGACGCAACGACCCCTGCAATGGTTCGAGACATCATGGCGCAACTCACGCATGCATGTGCGGCGTTTGATATTGCGCTGTGTGGTGGACATACCGAAGTTACGCCAGCCGTAACACAGCCTGTTGTCATAGGACAGATGATGGGGGTTACCGATAAAAATGCCTTGTTCACTTCAGCGGATGCCTGTGTAGGGGATGCGTTAATTCTCACAAAAGGACTCGGTATCGAAGCCACTGCGATCATCGCGCGTGAGTGTGAGGAGCAGTTGCGTGAAAAGTGCGATGCCCTATTCTTGGAGCAGGCGAAGAACTATCTCATGGATCCCGGTATTTCCGTGCTAAAGGACGCGCAAGTTGCGATTGCCACGGGTGGTGTACACGCTATGCACGATGTCACAGAGGGCGGTGTTGCAACTGCTGTGTATGAGTTGGCAACCGCCGCTGAGTTAGGAGTGATTGTCTATTCGGATAAACTGTTAGGCTCGCCCCTACTGTATAGCGATATAACACGGACGTTGTGTGATATGTTTGGACTTAATTCGCTTGGTGTTATTTCGTCTGGTGCTATGTTAATTGCATCGGAACCTGAAAAAGGCGAAGCAATCTGTCAAGCTCTCGGTGCGGCTGGTATCAACGCAGACATAATCGGAGCGTTTTTGCCATCTGAGCACGGGCTGTGGTTGGAAGATGCCACTGGTACACGACAACCACTGCCTGTTTTTGAGATGGACGAAAT